One genomic segment of Thalassospiraceae bacterium LMO-SO8 includes these proteins:
- a CDS encoding sensor histidine kinase, whose translation MLEGWVIFIASVAYLGLLFAIAFWGDKRADAGRSILNNPYIYALSMAVYCTSWTFYGSVGRAATSGLDFLPIYLGPTLVLVLWPFVLEKMVRISAENRITSIADFIASRYGKSIYLGGLVTVIVVFGILPYIALQLKAVSTSFTVLIQYPEIVMPRHLGRVPLFQDTAFFVALIMALFAILFGTRHIDASEHHEGMVIAVAFESIIKLLAFLAVGFYVTYGVFDGFGDLFAKGNAVPEISQLFHQVGAGGYAQWSTLLVLSMFAIVCLPRQFQVGVVENVNPDHVRKAAWLFPLYLILINVFVLPIAIGGLLQFPDGGVDADTFVLTVAMANQNEGMALFAYIGGLSAATGMLIVATIALSTMVCNDLVVPVLLRMRWFQARFTGDLSAFLLFVRRSAILFVLLLAYTYMRLIGESYALVTIGLVSFAAAAQFAPSLLGGIFWKGGTRAGAMTGLLLGTAMWFYTLVLPSFARSGWVDMSLIELGPYGIEFLKPYALFGLDGIDHLSHSLFWSMLVNIGGFVWVSLLSRASDLEQLQAGEFVQKLDSPGAKPVTVWRGSAPVGELKAVLRRFLGNDRAGAALAGFAERQGLNLDPRAEAAPALVSFAERQLAGVIGAASAQAVVASVTKGEVVSTEDLMRILDETSQVIEYSHELEEKSKALEETTAELRAANERLKELDRMKDNFITTVGHEFRTPLTSIRAAGEILSDNPALRGAERDRFYSVVVAETQRLTRLIDQLLDLSKMEAGNLEWRMAPLDLAATIEAAAAAASPLVQAEGVRLDLDLPGGLPRVHADRDRLIQVLVNLISNAVKFCDPNEGHIRITATADAGHATVDVIDNGPGVAPGERDRIFERFQQGGSGETLTNKPKGTGLGLAICREIVERFGGKIWVEPAPGRGSVFRFTLPASAVDAAC comes from the coding sequence GTGCTCGAAGGCTGGGTCATCTTCATCGCGTCGGTGGCCTATCTCGGCCTGCTGTTCGCCATCGCCTTCTGGGGCGACAAGCGGGCGGATGCCGGGCGCTCGATCCTCAACAATCCCTATATCTACGCGCTGTCCATGGCGGTCTATTGCACGAGCTGGACCTTCTACGGCAGTGTCGGCCGGGCCGCGACCTCGGGCCTGGATTTCCTGCCGATCTATCTGGGGCCGACCCTGGTGCTGGTGCTGTGGCCCTTCGTGCTGGAAAAGATGGTCCGCATCTCGGCGGAAAACCGCATCACCTCGATCGCCGATTTCATCGCCTCGCGATACGGCAAAAGCATCTATCTCGGCGGCCTCGTCACGGTGATCGTGGTGTTCGGCATCCTGCCCTACATCGCGCTACAGCTTAAGGCCGTGTCGACCAGTTTCACCGTGCTGATTCAGTATCCGGAAATCGTCATGCCGCGCCATCTGGGCCGCGTGCCGCTGTTCCAGGACACGGCCTTTTTCGTGGCCCTGATCATGGCCCTGTTCGCGATCCTGTTCGGCACCCGCCACATCGACGCCTCGGAACATCACGAAGGCATGGTGATCGCCGTCGCCTTCGAATCGATCATCAAGCTGCTGGCGTTCCTTGCCGTCGGGTTTTACGTCACCTACGGCGTGTTCGACGGGTTCGGCGACCTGTTCGCCAAAGGCAACGCGGTGCCCGAGATCTCCCAACTGTTCCACCAGGTCGGGGCCGGGGGCTATGCGCAATGGTCGACCCTGCTGGTGCTGTCCATGTTCGCCATCGTCTGCCTGCCGCGCCAATTCCAAGTCGGCGTGGTCGAGAACGTCAACCCGGACCATGTGCGCAAGGCGGCCTGGCTGTTCCCGCTCTATCTGATCCTGATCAACGTGTTCGTGCTGCCCATCGCCATCGGCGGCCTGTTGCAGTTTCCCGACGGCGGCGTCGACGCGGATACCTTCGTCTTGACCGTGGCCATGGCCAATCAGAACGAGGGCATGGCTCTGTTCGCCTATATCGGCGGTCTGTCGGCGGCCACGGGCATGCTGATCGTCGCGACCATCGCGCTGTCGACCATGGTGTGCAACGATCTTGTGGTGCCGGTGCTGCTGCGCATGCGGTGGTTCCAGGCCCGGTTCACGGGCGACCTGTCGGCCTTCCTTTTGTTCGTCCGGCGCAGCGCGATCCTGTTCGTGCTGCTGCTCGCCTATACCTACATGCGGCTGATCGGGGAATCCTACGCCCTGGTCACCATCGGCCTGGTGTCCTTCGCCGCGGCGGCGCAGTTCGCGCCGTCGCTGCTGGGCGGGATATTCTGGAAGGGCGGCACGCGGGCCGGCGCCATGACCGGCCTATTGTTGGGCACCGCCATGTGGTTCTACACCCTGGTGTTGCCGTCCTTCGCGCGGTCGGGCTGGGTCGACATGAGCCTGATCGAATTGGGCCCCTACGGCATCGAGTTCCTGAAGCCCTATGCCCTGTTCGGGCTCGACGGGATCGACCATCTGTCCCATTCCCTGTTCTGGTCGATGCTGGTCAATATCGGCGGCTTCGTCTGGGTGTCGCTGCTCAGCCGGGCCAGCGATTTGGAGCAGTTGCAGGCCGGCGAGTTCGTGCAGAAGTTGGACAGCCCGGGGGCGAAGCCGGTCACCGTGTGGCGTGGTTCCGCCCCGGTCGGCGAACTGAAGGCCGTGCTGCGGCGCTTTCTGGGTAACGATCGGGCGGGGGCGGCGCTCGCCGGCTTCGCCGAACGCCAGGGCCTTAACCTCGATCCCCGGGCGGAGGCGGCGCCGGCGCTGGTGTCTTTCGCCGAACGGCAGTTGGCGGGGGTCATCGGCGCGGCCTCGGCCCAGGCCGTGGTGGCCAGCGTGACCAAGGGTGAGGTCGTCAGCACCGAGGACCTGATGCGCATTCTCGACGAAACGTCGCAGGTCATCGAGTACTCCCACGAGCTCGAGGAAAAATCCAAGGCGCTTGAGGAAACCACGGCCGAGCTGCGGGCGGCCAACGAGCGGCTTAAGGAACTGGACCGCATGAAGGACAACTTCATCACCACCGTGGGCCATGAGTTCCGCACGCCGTTGACATCGATTCGCGCGGCGGGAGAAATCCTGTCCGACAACCCGGCTCTGCGCGGGGCGGAGCGCGACCGTTTCTACAGCGTCGTCGTCGCCGAAACCCAGCGCCTGACGCGCCTGATCGACCAGCTTCTCGATCTTTCGAAGATGGAGGCGGGGAATTTGGAATGGCGGATGGCGCCGCTCGACCTGGCGGCGACCATCGAGGCGGCCGCGGCCGCGGCGTCGCCTCTGGTCCAGGCCGAGGGCGTGCGCCTGGACCTGGACCTTCCCGGTGGTCTGCCCCGGGTTCATGCCGACCGTGACCGGCTGATCCAGGTTCTGGTCAACCTGATTTCCAATGCCGTGAAATTCTGCGATCCGAACGAGGGGCATATCCGCATTACCGCCACGGCGGACGCCGGCCACGCCACCGTCGACGTGATCGACAACGGTCCCGGCGTGGCGCCCGGCGAACGGGACCGCATTTTCGAACGTTTCCAGCAGGGCGGATCGGGCGAAACCCTGACCAACAAGCCCAAGGGCACGGGATTGGGACTCGCCATTTGCCGCGAGATTGTCGAGCGTTTCGGCGGCAAGATATGGGTCGAGCCGGCGCCGGGGCGGGGCTCCGTATTCCGTTTCACGCTGCCGGCATCGGCCGTGGACGCGGCATGCTGA
- a CDS encoding response regulator, with protein MDHSVLVVEDDDNIVLSLKFLLEKSGFATRVVGDGNAALGEMRAAKPDVVLLDVMLPERDGFSVCEEIRGNSAWSDVHIIMLTAKGREADREKGLSAGADDFITKPFSTRDLVTRVKAAVGLAVD; from the coding sequence ATGGATCACTCCGTTCTGGTGGTCGAAGACGACGACAACATTGTCCTGTCGCTGAAATTCCTGCTCGAAAAGTCGGGGTTCGCGACGCGCGTCGTCGGCGACGGGAATGCGGCGCTCGGCGAAATGCGCGCGGCCAAACCGGACGTCGTGCTGTTGGACGTCATGCTGCCGGAGCGGGACGGCTTTTCCGTGTGCGAGGAAATACGCGGCAACAGCGCCTGGTCCGACGTTCACATCATCATGCTGACGGCCAAGGGGCGCGAGGCGGACCGCGAAAAGGGCCTGTCCGCCGGGGCAGACGACTTCATCACCAAACCGTTTTCCACCCGCGACCTGGTCACCAGGGTCAAGGCCGCCGTTGGGTTGGCCGTGGACTGA
- a CDS encoding OPT family oligopeptide transporter codes for MKQESPVEFTRRAVLTGMLLGAALTPCNVYSGLKIGWSFNMSIAAGLLAVGAWRLAERGLGTAPLGLRENNINQTAASASASIVSGGLVAPIPALTLLTGQTLQWPVLAFWVFCVSILGVVVAAGLRRQMIEHENLAFPAGLATAETLKRIHGKGREQTARLHALLAAAGVSAAVKLAVDLAAAVPRLALPGSLAGGVTFKNLGMSFDPSLLMIGFGALIGPRAGLSLLLGAGASWGVLAPWVLDRGWAQAGAPGTVWFSELVAWLLWPGVTLTVTAALTSFAISVLRIRRRLIGADRRMGRGYALALAGVTALICIAGWALFGLPVWVSVLAVALSYVLAVIAARVSGETGVTPVGALGKVTQLTYGAVTPGDMAANLMTANITGGAAGQCADMMHDLKTGSLVGATPRLQIYAQALGVLTGSLAGAAVYLALIPDPAAMLMTPDWPAPAVATWKAVAEVMSAGLSAIPEGAAPAMAVAAVLGVILGAADRLAPERVSRFLPSAPAAGVAFVIPAWNSISLCLGAVIAAGAARLNPEWTERNGTAVAAGLVAGESLIGVALALARMAG; via the coding sequence ATGAAACAGGAAAGTCCCGTCGAGTTCACCCGCCGCGCGGTTCTGACCGGCATGCTTCTGGGCGCGGCCCTGACCCCCTGCAACGTCTATTCAGGGCTCAAGATCGGCTGGTCCTTCAACATGTCGATCGCCGCCGGGCTGCTGGCCGTGGGGGCCTGGCGCCTGGCCGAACGCGGCCTCGGCACGGCGCCTTTGGGCCTCAGGGAAAACAACATCAACCAGACGGCGGCCTCGGCCTCGGCCTCCATCGTGTCGGGCGGGCTGGTCGCGCCGATTCCGGCCCTGACGCTGCTGACCGGGCAGACCCTGCAATGGCCCGTGCTGGCGTTCTGGGTGTTCTGTGTGTCGATCCTGGGCGTGGTTGTCGCCGCCGGCCTGCGCCGCCAGATGATCGAGCACGAGAACCTCGCCTTTCCCGCCGGTCTGGCGACGGCGGAAACCCTGAAACGTATTCACGGCAAGGGCCGCGAACAGACGGCCCGCCTGCACGCCCTGCTGGCGGCGGCCGGGGTCTCGGCGGCGGTCAAACTGGCCGTCGATCTGGCGGCGGCGGTGCCACGTCTGGCCCTGCCGGGATCACTTGCCGGGGGCGTGACCTTCAAGAACCTGGGCATGTCCTTCGACCCGTCGCTGCTGATGATCGGCTTCGGGGCGCTGATCGGCCCGCGCGCGGGGCTGTCGTTGCTGCTCGGCGCGGGCGCATCCTGGGGCGTGCTCGCCCCCTGGGTGCTGGACCGGGGGTGGGCCCAGGCGGGCGCACCCGGCACGGTCTGGTTTTCCGAACTGGTCGCCTGGTTGTTGTGGCCGGGGGTGACCCTGACGGTCACGGCGGCCCTGACGTCCTTCGCGATTTCGGTCCTGCGCATCCGCCGGCGGCTGATCGGCGCGGATCGGCGGATGGGACGCGGCTACGCCCTGGCGCTGGCCGGGGTGACGGCGTTGATCTGCATCGCCGGATGGGCCCTGTTCGGCCTGCCGGTCTGGGTGTCGGTGCTGGCCGTGGCGCTCAGCTATGTCCTCGCCGTGATCGCCGCCCGGGTGTCGGGGGAAACGGGGGTCACGCCTGTGGGTGCCTTGGGCAAGGTGACGCAATTGACCTACGGCGCCGTCACGCCCGGCGACATGGCGGCCAACCTGATGACCGCCAACATCACCGGCGGCGCCGCCGGGCAATGCGCCGACATGATGCACGATCTGAAGACCGGATCCCTGGTCGGCGCGACGCCGCGGTTGCAGATCTATGCGCAGGCGCTGGGCGTGCTGACCGGATCGCTGGCCGGGGCGGCGGTCTATCTCGCCCTGATCCCCGACCCCGCCGCCATGCTGATGACGCCCGACTGGCCGGCCCCCGCCGTGGCGACCTGGAAGGCCGTGGCCGAGGTGATGTCGGCGGGCCTGAGTGCTATTCCCGAGGGGGCGGCGCCCGCCATGGCCGTGGCGGCGGTGCTGGGCGTGATCCTGGGCGCGGCCGACCGCTTGGCACCCGAGCGCGTCTCCCGCTTTCTGCCCAGCGCCCCCGCCGCCGGAGTCGCCTTCGTCATTCCCGCGTGGAATTCGATCTCGCTGTGCCTGGGCGCGGTCATCGCGGCCGGGGCCGCGCGCCTCAATCCCGAATGGACGGAACGCAACGGCACGGCCGTCGCCGCCGGTCTGGTCGCCGGAGAAAGCCTGATCGGCGTCGCCCTGGCGCTCGCCCGCATGGCGGGCTGA
- a CDS encoding usg protein produces the protein MSLEVQLSGYRLTTAEITYRRPDHLHLLQDYIWQDMDIAPDFPVLRRFLDFWENNLEGPLHSVRVASAALVKPAEFRLVGGMMRLH, from the coding sequence ATGTCATTGGAAGTACAGCTTTCAGGCTATCGCCTGACCACCGCCGAAATCACCTACCGGCGCCCGGACCACCTTCACCTCCTTCAGGATTACATTTGGCAGGATATGGACATCGCCCCGGACTTTCCCGTGCTGCGCCGGTTCCTGGACTTCTGGGAAAACAATCTGGAGGGCCCCCTGCATTCCGTGCGCGTCGCCTCGGCGGCGCTGGTCAAGCCGGCGGAATTCCGTCTGGTCGGCGGGATGATGCGCCTGCACTGA
- the groES gene encoding co-chaperone GroES, with amino-acid sequence MFKPLHDRVLVRRIEQDEKTKGGIIIPDTAKEKPMEGEVIAVGSGHKAEDGTVTPLDVKAGDRVLFGKWSGTEVTIDGEELLIMKESDILGVIEATQAAKTKKAA; translated from the coding sequence ATGTTCAAACCTCTTCACGACCGGGTTCTCGTCCGCCGCATCGAACAGGACGAAAAGACCAAGGGCGGGATCATCATCCCCGACACGGCCAAGGAAAAGCCCATGGAGGGCGAGGTCATCGCCGTCGGTTCGGGCCATAAGGCCGAGGACGGCACGGTCACGCCGCTGGACGTCAAGGCCGGCGACCGGGTCCTGTTCGGCAAATGGTCGGGCACGGAAGTGACCATCGACGGCGAGGAACTTCTGATCATGAAGGAGTCCGACATCCTCGGCGTCATCGAGGCCACCCAGGCCGCGAAAACCAAGAAGGCCGCCTAA
- the groL gene encoding chaperonin GroEL (60 kDa chaperone family; promotes refolding of misfolded polypeptides especially under stressful conditions; forms two stacked rings of heptamers to form a barrel-shaped 14mer; ends can be capped by GroES; misfolded proteins enter the barrel where they are refolded when GroES binds), producing MAAKEVKFHGDARARLLKGVDTLANAVKVTLGPKGRNVVIDKAFGAPRITKDGVTVAKEIELTDKFENMGAQMIKEVASKTNDLAGDGTTTATVLAQAIVREGAKAVAAGMNPMDLKRGVDMAVEAVVADVKKRSHPVKTNEEVAQVGTISANGDRSIGDIIAEAMQRVGNEGVITVEEAKSLETELDVVEGMQFDRGYSSPYFVTNADKMACELDNPYILIHEKKLSNLQAMLPVLEAVVQSGKPLLIIAEDIEGEALATLVVNKLRGGLKVAAVKAPGFGDRRKAMLEDIAILTKGQVISEDLGIKLENVTLDMLGTAKKVSITKDDTTVVDGAGSKKDIEARCNQIRAQIEETTSDYDREKLQERLAKLAGGVAVIKVGGATEVEVKEKKDRVDDALHATRAAVEEGIIAGGGTALLYAVRALNGLKPENHDQQVGIDIVRRALQAPVRQIAENAGFDGAVVAGKLSDQKDTNWGFNAQTGEYQNLVKNGIVDPTKVVRTALQDASSVAGLLITTEAMIAEKPEPKKDAGAGAGMPDMGGMDF from the coding sequence ATGGCTGCGAAAGAAGTGAAGTTTCATGGCGACGCACGGGCGCGCCTTCTCAAGGGCGTGGACACCCTGGCCAACGCCGTCAAGGTGACCCTCGGCCCCAAGGGCCGCAACGTCGTGATCGACAAGGCGTTCGGCGCGCCGCGCATCACCAAGGACGGCGTCACCGTCGCCAAGGAGATCGAGCTGACCGACAAGTTCGAGAACATGGGCGCCCAGATGATCAAGGAAGTGGCGTCCAAGACCAATGACCTGGCCGGTGACGGCACCACCACCGCCACCGTGCTGGCCCAGGCCATCGTCCGCGAGGGCGCCAAGGCCGTGGCCGCCGGCATGAACCCGATGGACCTGAAACGCGGCGTCGACATGGCCGTCGAAGCCGTCGTGGCCGACGTCAAGAAGCGTTCCCACCCGGTCAAGACCAACGAGGAAGTGGCCCAGGTCGGCACCATTTCCGCCAACGGCGACCGCTCCATCGGCGACATCATCGCCGAGGCCATGCAGCGGGTCGGCAATGAAGGCGTCATCACCGTGGAAGAGGCCAAGAGCCTGGAAACGGAACTGGACGTGGTCGAAGGCATGCAGTTCGACCGCGGCTATTCGTCGCCCTATTTCGTGACCAATGCCGACAAGATGGCCTGCGAACTGGATAACCCCTACATCCTGATCCACGAGAAGAAGCTGTCGAACCTGCAGGCCATGCTGCCGGTGCTGGAAGCCGTCGTGCAGTCGGGCAAGCCGCTTCTGATCATCGCCGAGGACATCGAGGGCGAAGCGCTGGCGACCCTGGTCGTCAACAAGCTGCGCGGTGGTCTGAAGGTCGCCGCCGTGAAGGCGCCGGGCTTCGGCGACCGCCGCAAGGCCATGCTGGAAGACATCGCGATCCTGACCAAGGGCCAGGTGATCTCCGAAGACCTGGGCATCAAGTTGGAGAACGTGACCCTCGACATGCTGGGCACGGCCAAGAAGGTGTCGATCACCAAGGACGACACCACCGTCGTCGACGGCGCCGGGTCGAAGAAGGACATCGAGGCGCGCTGCAACCAGATCCGGGCGCAGATCGAGGAAACCACCTCGGACTACGACCGCGAGAAGTTGCAGGAGCGCCTGGCCAAGCTGGCCGGCGGCGTCGCGGTGATCAAGGTCGGCGGCGCCACCGAGGTCGAGGTCAAGGAGAAGAAGGACCGCGTCGACGACGCCCTGCACGCGACCCGCGCGGCCGTCGAGGAAGGCATCATCGCCGGCGGCGGCACGGCCCTGCTTTACGCCGTGCGCGCCCTGAACGGCCTGAAGCCGGAAAACCACGACCAGCAGGTCGGCATCGACATCGTGCGCCGCGCCTTGCAGGCCCCGGTGCGGCAGATCGCCGAGAACGCCGGCTTCGACGGTGCCGTGGTCGCCGGCAAGCTGAGCGATCAGAAGGACACCAACTGGGGCTTCAATGCCCAGACCGGGGAATACCAGAACCTGGTCAAGAACGGCATCGTCGACCCGACCAAGGTGGTGCGCACGGCGTTGCAGGACGCGTCCTCCGTCGCCGGCCTGCTGATCACCACGGAAGCCATGATCGCCGAAAAGCCCGAACCCAAGAAGGACGCCGGCGCGGGTGCCGGCATGCCGGACATGGGCGGCATGGACTTCTAA
- a CDS encoding alpha/beta hydrolase, producing MDSTAAPKIWLDYDQAELDRQYDQRSLVPDGDAYVAENATASVRARADLDCRLDIAYGDGPDETLDIFPAATPGAPVAVFYHGGAWTRGDKANESHLAPALVAAGAAVAFINFTLAPKASLDQIVDQSRRALAWVHAHAADMNADANRLIAAGHSSGAHQAAMMAVTNWTSPGEAWGGLPADTVKGTVITSGIYELTPPRLSYRNGYLNLDDDAVARNSPIRHLRPGLPPVDLFYGDGELAEFRRQGRDFAQAMRDAGLTVRETDLPGIHHFTMSRELGRPESPVHQAALRLLGLAM from the coding sequence ATGGACAGCACCGCCGCGCCGAAAATCTGGCTCGACTACGACCAGGCCGAACTGGACCGCCAATACGACCAACGCTCCCTGGTGCCCGACGGCGACGCCTATGTCGCCGAGAACGCCACCGCCAGCGTCCGCGCGCGGGCCGATCTGGATTGCCGCCTCGACATCGCCTACGGCGACGGCCCGGACGAAACCCTGGATATCTTCCCCGCCGCTACCCCCGGCGCGCCGGTCGCGGTGTTCTATCACGGCGGCGCCTGGACGCGCGGCGACAAGGCCAACGAAAGCCACCTCGCCCCGGCCCTGGTCGCGGCGGGGGCGGCGGTGGCCTTCATCAACTTCACCCTGGCGCCCAAGGCCTCGCTCGACCAAATCGTCGACCAGAGCCGCCGAGCCCTGGCCTGGGTCCACGCCCATGCGGCGGACATGAATGCCGACGCAAACCGCCTGATCGCCGCCGGGCATTCCTCGGGCGCCCATCAGGCGGCAATGATGGCGGTGACGAATTGGACCTCCCCGGGCGAAGCCTGGGGCGGCCTGCCCGCCGACACGGTCAAGGGCACGGTCATCACCAGCGGCATTTACGAACTGACGCCGCCGCGCCTGAGCTATCGCAACGGCTATCTTAACCTGGACGACGACGCGGTCGCGCGGAACAGCCCGATCCGCCACCTGCGCCCGGGCCTGCCGCCCGTCGATCTGTTCTACGGCGACGGCGAGCTGGCCGAATTCCGTCGCCAGGGCCGGGATTTCGCCCAGGCGATGCGGGACGCCGGGCTGACGGTCCGCGAAACGGACTTGCCCGGCATCCACCATTTCACCATGAGCCGTGAACTGGGCCGGCCGGAAAGCCCGGTCCACCAGGCGGCGCTGCGCCTGCTGGGATTAGCCATGTAA
- a CDS encoding sugar-binding transcriptional regulator: protein MARRPKNSTSGARYAAVDPALVARICWYHFREGQTQQEVADRVRLNRATVNRIINEARREGHVRVTLNLPLAPCLEAENALRNRFGLKDAVVVPAPIDEDDVRRVVGLAAGQYVSGVLAPDALLGLGWGATIHAAGQTLIPREGATNTVVSLSGGLSQSGAINPYDNAAAFARVLDARCYYMTAPMIAETAAARAAFADSAPVRQVYAIAERCGVALISAVDLSAKTKMVEYGVLTHDQVADLKDAGSVGNICDYFIDADGRMIDHEINARTLSVPFDTLRRIPNVILAAGGTFKAEIVRAALAAGLANTLITDEKCAAVLLRD, encoded by the coding sequence ATGGCAAGAAGGCCCAAAAACAGCACCTCCGGCGCCCGCTACGCCGCCGTCGATCCGGCGCTCGTCGCACGCATCTGCTGGTACCACTTCCGCGAGGGACAGACACAGCAGGAAGTGGCCGACCGCGTGAGGCTCAATCGCGCCACTGTGAACCGAATCATCAACGAAGCGCGGCGGGAGGGCCATGTCCGCGTGACCCTAAACCTGCCTTTGGCGCCCTGCCTCGAGGCGGAGAATGCGCTGCGCAACCGTTTTGGCCTAAAGGATGCCGTGGTCGTCCCCGCCCCCATCGACGAGGATGACGTGCGCCGCGTCGTCGGCTTGGCGGCAGGACAATACGTATCCGGTGTCTTGGCGCCCGATGCGCTTCTGGGTCTCGGCTGGGGGGCGACCATCCACGCCGCCGGCCAAACCCTGATCCCGCGCGAGGGCGCGACAAACACCGTCGTTTCCCTATCAGGCGGCCTGTCGCAAAGCGGCGCCATCAATCCCTATGACAACGCGGCCGCCTTCGCCCGGGTGCTGGATGCCCGGTGCTACTACATGACGGCGCCGATGATCGCCGAGACCGCGGCCGCCCGCGCCGCCTTTGCGGACAGCGCGCCTGTGCGTCAGGTCTATGCCATCGCCGAACGTTGCGGGGTCGCGCTGATTTCGGCGGTCGATCTGTCCGCCAAGACGAAGATGGTGGAATACGGCGTCCTGACACACGATCAGGTAGCGGACCTGAAAGATGCAGGGTCGGTCGGCAATATCTGCGACTATTTCATCGACGCGGACGGACGGATGATCGATCACGAGATCAATGCCCGCACCCTGTCGGTGCCTTTCGACACGTTGCGCCGCATTCCCAATGTCATCCTTGCGGCCGGCGGCACGTTCAAGGCCGAGATCGTGCGCGCCGCCCTGGCCGCCGGTCTGGCCAATACGTTGATCACGGACGAGAAGTGCGCGGCGGTGCTGCTGCGCGATTAG
- the arsJ gene encoding organoarsenical effux MFS transporter ArsJ, translating to MLDVRKYAVVTAAYWGFMLTDGALRMLVLLHFHRLGYTPFELAVLFLAYELMGIVTNAGGGWVASRFGLKLTLTGGLLLQVVALLSLSALDPAWPKEASVLFVLVVQGLSGVAKDLTKMSSKSALKFVVPENETGGLYRWVALLTGSKNAIKGLGFFIGALLLSVAGFKGGLWLMAGFLTVILMGAVLSVEKGMGKAKKKAKFTEIFSKSREINLLSAARVFLFGARDVWFVVGVPVFLYDQLGWTFNQVGAFMAAWVIGYGFVQAIAPKLTSRSPDGLSTEVRAARVWLVMLALTVVVIIAALRIGVDPAIALIAGLAVFGIVFAVNSAVHSYLILALSENEGVTMNVGFYYGANATGRLLGTLLSGISYQWAGIDGCLMAAFAFLAAATVFTSLLSDKRALHTA from the coding sequence ATGTTGGATGTTCGAAAATACGCCGTCGTCACCGCCGCCTATTGGGGCTTCATGCTCACGGACGGCGCCTTGCGCATGCTCGTGCTGCTGCACTTCCACCGGCTGGGCTACACCCCGTTCGAACTGGCGGTGCTGTTCCTTGCCTATGAACTCATGGGCATCGTCACCAACGCCGGTGGCGGCTGGGTGGCGTCGCGGTTCGGGTTGAAACTGACGTTAACCGGCGGCCTGTTGCTTCAGGTTGTTGCCCTGCTCTCCCTCTCCGCGCTCGACCCCGCCTGGCCCAAGGAGGCGTCCGTGCTGTTCGTTCTCGTGGTTCAGGGCCTGTCCGGCGTCGCCAAGGACCTGACGAAGATGAGCTCGAAAAGCGCGCTCAAATTCGTCGTGCCGGAGAACGAAACCGGCGGACTTTACCGCTGGGTCGCCTTGTTGACGGGCTCCAAGAACGCCATCAAGGGGCTGGGTTTCTTCATCGGCGCGCTGCTGCTGTCCGTCGCCGGGTTCAAGGGCGGCCTGTGGCTGATGGCCGGTTTTCTTACGGTCATCCTGATGGGCGCCGTCCTGTCGGTCGAAAAGGGCATGGGCAAGGCCAAGAAGAAGGCCAAGTTCACCGAGATTTTCTCCAAGTCGCGGGAGATCAACCTGCTGTCGGCGGCGCGGGTGTTCCTGTTCGGCGCCCGCGACGTGTGGTTCGTCGTCGGCGTACCCGTGTTCCTGTACGACCAATTGGGTTGGACCTTCAATCAGGTCGGCGCCTTCATGGCCGCCTGGGTGATCGGCTATGGTTTCGTGCAGGCAATCGCGCCGAAACTGACGTCGCGGTCGCCCGACGGGTTGAGCACCGAAGTCCGCGCCGCAAGGGTCTGGCTGGTCATGCTCGCCCTGACCGTCGTGGTGATCATTGCGGCGTTGCGCATCGGCGTCGATCCGGCGATCGCCTTGATCGCCGGTCTGGCCGTGTTCGGAATCGTGTTCGCCGTGAATTCCGCCGTGCATTCCTATCTGATTCTGGCGCTCTCGGAGAACGAGGGCGTGACCATGAACGTGGGGTTCTACTACGGCGCCAACGCCACCGGGCGCCTGCTGGGAACCCTGTTGTCCGGCATTTCCTATCAATGGGCGGGGATCGACGGATGCCTGATGGCCGCGTTCGCGTTCCTTGCCGCCGCCACGGTCTTTACGTCGCTCCTCAGCGACAAGCGCGCGTTGCACACGGCGTAA